GAGCAGTCGGAGTTACTGGTACTGGTTGAACTGGCCGGGGTTCAGGAGCAGTTGGAGTTGGAGCAGTTGGAGTTACTGGTACAGGTGCTACAAAATTCATCATAAATGCTTGTGGGTCACTGCCTGCAGCTAACATTGTATTTAGATCTTTTTGGGTTAAGGATATGTCCTTGGTCACGTTGAAAGCCTTAAGTAGTTCTGCATACCTTTCTTTACCTGGGATAGCCTTGTCCACGTACCATAAAGCCCAGTAGGCTGTTTGGTAGAAGTGGTTGTTGTTTGGAATATCCTGGTTTTGCATTGTGTTTATGATGTTACGATCCATCTCAAGCAATATAGCTTTACCTGTATTGGTGGCTTCATTCCAGAGGATGAATATTCCTGCTGTATTTGTATTACGGATTCTGACTCCTGGTGTGAAGTAAGTGCCTTCTGCAGCTGAAGTTCCAAGAATATGGTTTATAACCATCTCTTTACAGTGGGCAGGGAAACCTACATGTATGTAGTGTGAGTTAAGTGGGAAGTTTCTTCTGACATAATCTGCAATTACATAGCCCTGTGTAAACCCTGAACCAGGACAGGCACCACCTACTGAAGCTGCTAATAACTCATAAGGAACTCCATGAGCCCATAGATTAGCTACAGCCACAACATAGAAATCCTGTTGCGCATATTCCTGTATATTGTATGCCCTGTTGTTTGTATATGCACGTTCCACTGCAACTGACTTATTCCACCCTTCCGAGTTTCTTGAACCTGCTAAATTGGAATTAAGCCCTATATCAAACACATTGAGATCTGTTCCACCGTATGTTACTGGAACTATTCTAAGGCCTGTAGCTGCATTATACTCTATAAACACGGTGTTTAAGACTACATTAGGTAAATTCCCAGACTTTTTAACAAACGCAAACCATAAAGGAGTCCATATAGACCTGCTAAGGCTCAAGAAGTTGTCTATTGTGCTACCTGTAACACTTCTAATACCATCAAGGGCTCCTAATGTTGATCTGGTTAATTTTCCCTGTTCATCTTTTAACAGTGTATAGCCTGCTGAGGTTATGACCAGATCCTCACCAGTTAGTTTAGAGCCGAATGCTGCTTCAGCCATTAAAGCTGCTTGTTCACCTATATTTTTAAGAGTATTGTAATCGCTGGTTGTTAAAATACCTGTATTTTTATCGTACTGGTGGTTTGAGTTCTCCAGCTTATTTATATAGGTTCTATCAATTCCATGTCCTGGTGTGTAAGTAGTTCCCACAACATGTCCCCAGAGATAGTTGAAATCACTCTGATTCATCTTTTTTAGGGAATCAACAGATATTAGTAAGCCCATATTCCCGCTGAATATATTTTTTTGAGTATATAGCCATTGCAGAAACTTTATTTGCTCTAATCCTCCACCTGTCACTGGTTTTCCGTATTCATTTAATAGTGAACTATTAAATTTCATTACAGCCATGATTCCATTACCTGGTGAAGTTGTAGAACCACTTCTATCCCACCAGATGTAGGCACTTTCAAGTGGATCACCATTGATCATGCTTTGATAGTTTATCATCAGTGGGTCAGATTGATTTGGTATCTGTCTTACCCATTGGGCAGGATTAACGCTCAATATGGTCATGGGTACGTTGTCATCTCCCCCTCCAGGAGTGGTCATGACATGGTAAGATTGTGCACTGTTCATCAATGGAAAGTTGTTCTGGAAGCTTTTAGCCTTCACATAACCACTTAAAAGCCCTTCTGATACTCCTCCGCTGGTACCTGCAAACTTAAGCAGGTCTTTAGGTGCTCCATTAGCCCATGCACTTGCAATACTTACTATTTCAAATGCATTTATGCCTAATTCCTGTTTTATATTATTCCACTGTGCTTCATTCATACTAACTAAGGCGCTGTTAGATAGGTAGACTGTGTTACTGCTATTAATGGTGAATGCATTTCCAGATGGAATAGGTGTGTATCTTCTTGCAAATACCTCGTTTCCACTTTTTTTAACAAAGATAAATTCCAGAGCACCATTAGGGTCATTTAATGTTACCATATTTCCATTACCTGGAGTTATAGCACTGGTGGTGTCTAATACACCCTGAAGACTATCCTCAGTTGAACCTCCTTTATATGATGCTGAACCTGCTGTTGTTATTAACAAAGTATCGTCAGAACTGGTTGAATTTGTTATACCCAAATCTGTACCTGCATTTTTTGTGACCTGTGTACCTATATCATGGGTTTCATTTGCTGAAACTGCTCCACAAATCACTAATACAAAAATAAGTGCAGCAGCCATAAATACCATTTGCCGCTTCATATTTTCACCTCCTTTTTTATTGTGAAACTTGATTTATTGATATGAATATATATACTTATCCATTTAAAAATAATCAAAATATTAAAATTTTACCCTATTTTTCACGTTAATAACTGGTTTATTGATATGTTTTTACATACTTTTCGATCTAAAATTCAGGGATTTAAAAATGAAAATAAAAAGAAAAAGTATAACCTGAATTAAGCATTTTCATCCATTAACATGGAAAGACGCATTTTCCAAGAATTAGAACGTATATTGTTAAGGTTCATCTTGTCGCGTTTGATAACAATACATTTTTGAGGACATGCCTTTTTACAGGCTCCACAAAGTACGCATAAGTCTGGATTTATAACGGATTCATTATCGACTATACTTACAGCGTTACATGGACAGACATCCTCACATGCATGACATGATTTTCCTTTACATTCTTTATCCTCATCTAAAAATATCTGACCTTCAAATGGCTTGCTGACCACAGCAGCATTTACAGGGCATATTTCCTGGCACCAGCCACAGTTTATACAGATATCTTCATCTAAAATAATGTTTCCATTAATTTCAGGCTTGGATATATCATCTCTGTATATACAGGTAGTACATATCACTTTTATCGCATTTTCAGGACATACACGCTTGCAAATACCGCAGTAAACACATTTGGATTCATTTATACTTATCCCTTTAGCTATTTCAGGATTACTTGAGCTTAAATCGTTTGATTCTATGGATATAGCTTCAGCAGGGCATAGTTCTTCACACATTCCACAGTATACGCATTTTTCCAGGTCTATATCAGCTTCTCCTATTACAAGACCTGATCTATCAGGCATTGTCCTGATCATATGAATTGCATCCCTTGGACATGCTTTTACGCAGTTTCCACAGTATATGCATTCTTCATTGTCAATTTTAGCTTCATGCTCCCATTTAGGGTATTCTTCTATTTCTCTAATATTTTGATCATCAATTTTACACTCCAATGCATTAAACGGACATGCAGAAGCACAAAGACCACATAAAACACACTTATTTTTGTCCATGTTGATATATTCCATTTTTACAAGTCCTCTTGCTATTGGAAGAACAGGGCCCAATTTAATACATTCAGTAGGACATATATCAGAACATATACCACACCCAACACATTTTTCGTTTTTATGCTCAAGAGAACGTTTCTGACCTACGTTTCTTTCTACAGATACCATTTCAATCAACTCTTAGTTATTGCCTGATTTGGACAGTTTTGAATGCATAAATCGCAGTCATCGCAGTTTTCAAGGATCAGTACAACATCCCCACCCTGATCTATTAACGCTCCTTTTTCACATATCTTCATGCATAATCCTTCTCCAGGACAGTTTTCGATTTTTCCGCACTTTTCAGTGTCTATAATCACTGGCATAATTGATCACTCCTAAATAATATTTTTTGATTTATACTCTCTCTCGATACGAATATATAAACATATCGAAAAAAAAGCTGTTGGGCTACCTGGTAATGGGGGCATCTCCCAATTTTTGGACGTGGAATTTCTTTCCTTTCACCAGATAAGTCTATAAATGTAATAAAATTAACTTTTAAGAAATAGAAATTGTTACTGCTCATTTCCACGTCCACTATCTAAACCAGGCATTTTGAAATTTCTTGAGATAATTATATCTAATTTTTACTTTTTTAATGTATAACCCTCTTCGAAATGTAATCAGTTACACTTATAGAATAAAGAGTATAAAAAAGAAATCATGTGGCCTTTTCTCTATTTAGTAGTTAAATTTTTCACTTAAAATTAAATATTTTAATATTAGATATAAACTAATAACAAAGGTTATATGCCATTTTTAAAGGTGTTATAATATGAAGATTATCAGCGTGATAGGAACTAAAGATACTGGGAAAACTACTCTGGTGGTTAAAATCGTTGAAGAACTTGTAAATCGTGGTTTTAAGGTAGGAACAGTTAAACACGTGCACGGAAAATTTGATGTTGAAGGTAGAGATACATGGAAGCATAAAGAAGCAGGAGCAGAACTTGTAATCGGCTCTGGAGATGAAACATTTTTCCTTTTAAACCAGCGCCTGGAACTGGATAATATACTTACCATGACAGAATGTATGAAAAATATTGACTATCTTGTAGTTGAAGGGTTTAAACATTCACACTACGCTAAAATATCAGTATCTCTCCTTGATGATGAATATATAATTAAACAGGTAGATCCGTTTACAATTAGCGACAGTAATCTTAAATCTCTGGTTAACTTAATAGAAGAGCGTAGTTACAGCAGATTACCTGAATTAAACTGTGGTGAATGTGGTTATGATAGATGCAAGGATTTTGCTAAAGCAATGGTTAAAGGAAAAATTACTGAAACTGCATGTGTAATGAAAAAAGAAAGAAGCATTAAACTTAAAATTAACGGTCTTTCCGTTCCAATGAACCCATTTGTACAGACTTTTGTAAGAAACACTACTATCGGAATGTTATCTTCACTTAAAGGAGACGAATTAAAAGATTTTGAAGGGAAAAAAATAGAATTAAGCATTAAAAACGGTACTATTGGAAAAACCTACTGAATATAGTAGTTTTAGAGGTTTTTTCCCTGAATTAGATGAATCAGAAGAATTTGGAGAAGTAACCAAAAAAAGTTAAAGAGATCTATTAGATCAAATACAGTTATTAATACAACCACAAAGCGAGCCAGATTCAATACCTTCTGCAAGTTCCTTAAGTAAATCCACATCTTCTGCTTTACCTTTTCTTTCAGTGGAATCATAATCTATTGGAGTGTCAATAAAAGTTTCTGGAAAATCCTGAATTCAGTAACTTATCTTTTTACTAAAATATATTTCTAAAGAGGTTATATCATGCCAGAAATGGTCAAAAAAGTAAATGCCATAAGGGTGGGCAAAGAAATCCTTGAAATAGAAGAAATAATAAGTAATGATCAGGAAATAAGAATCATAGTTAATAAAACTGTTATTGGAACTTTTTCAATGAGTCCCACTCACTTAAAAGAGTTTGCTGTCGGATATTTACTTGGTGAAGGATTATTAAGCTCTAAAAGTGATATAACAAAACTAAAAGTTGTTAATAGAACGATCGAAGTTGAAACCGACCTTGCTGATTTTGACCTTAGAAGAGAGCTTGTAATGAGTTCAGACTGTTTTGGAGGAATGAGAAGCAAAATAGATTTAACAAAAAAGGTTGAGTCAGACTATAAAATATCAAAAGAGATGGTTTTTGAAGCATCGAAAAAATTAAGGGAAAGTTCTACTGTATGGAGCACTACAGGAGGAACTCATATCGCAGCGCTTGTAGCTGAAGATACGTTTATCTCTATTGAAGACGTAAGCCGTCACGTGGCCATAGACAAAGTTATTGGGGCTTGCAAGCTACAGGGAATTAATTTTTCCAATAGTTTTATGTTTTCAAGTGGCAGAATGCCTGGAGATATGATAATAAAGATTGCAAGGGTTGGAATACCAATTATAGCATCTAAATCTGCCCCTACTTCTTCAGGATACATGGTTGGAGACGAAGCTGGTGTTACAATAATAGGGTTTGTTAGAGGAAATAGATTCAATATATACACCCATCCAGAGCGGGTTTTGTATTAATTTCAGTTTTTAAAGTGCTGAATAGCCAACAGGATATATATACAGAGTTTTTTCATTAGCAGGTATTCTTAATATCTGGCGAACACTGTCATCCCTGAATGAACCTAAAGCCACTGTTGCAAGATTTCTGGATTCTGCAATCAAATAAATGTTCTGACCAGCGTGCCCTGCTTCCATATCCACAAAACGGGTGCTCAACTTTTCATCTTTGTATTTATCTATCATTTTATGGTAATTTCCAGTGATTATAATGTTTACTGGTGCTTCTTTTACCCATGGCTGTCCATTTGCAGCTTGAGATAACTCAGGACGCACATCATTTCCTAAAATCTGCTCCAGACTGTGATTAAAAGGATTATAATGGTAAACACCCTCGTTTAATCCTTTTACCCCATCCCTACCTATTGAAAGGTATACTTCAAGAGGATATGTACGTCCAGCTGATGGAACCACTCTAAACTTCGTTGTTTGATTTGTAATCCCATAAACAGCCCACATAAGCTGTGAAATATCCTGTAAGGTTAAAGATTGATTAGTGTACCTTCTAACAGATCTACGATCATGTATTGCCTGTTCTACAGATATATTACCAGTTATTTGAGGTTCCGGAAGATCAACAGTACCAGTAACTATTATTTGTTGAGTTTCATTAGACTTTGGCCAGATAAGATAAGCAATAACTGCTGCAAGCAGAATAATCAGGAGTATTAAAGTAATTTTTCCCTTTATAGACATGAAACCGTTCCTTTAACTTTAATGGAAATTAAATTCACTCCAAAACTGTATGCCGCTCTTTTAAATCCTCCTCAGTTTTTCCCATCTTATTCATAAGCTCTGCAATAATCCCTTCAAGGAATATCAGGGTTGAAACTTCAAATAATGTTCCAAGAGGTGCCAGAGGTTGGTGTCTTCCATTTATCTGGCGTTTAATATAGTCTTTCTCAGAATCAATTTTGGTCCTGCCTTTAATGTGTATAATAAGATCAGAAAGTTTTCCAAGAGTAGAATCTTCATATGAAGTCACTGCAATTATTTTTGCATTCCGTTTTTTACTTATTTTAGCGGTGCTGATGATGAAACTGGTTTCTCCTGAACCTGAAATTGCAAGCAGGCAATCATCCGGATTTATAGCGGGAGTTATGGTTTCTCCAACCACATAAACATTTATTCCAAGGTGCATCAGCCTCATAGCAAAAGCTCTTGCAACCAGCCCCGACCTTCCAAGACCAATTATAAAAACATTGTTTGCAGAAATTAGCATGTCCAGCATTTCATCGATACTTTTACTGTCTATTTCTGCCGATACTTCCTTTACATTGGTTATTATTTCGTTTATGGCTTTGTTTATAATCATTTTCTCACCGGCTGCAGAATTGTTTTTAATATATCCTTAGTCTATCTACATATAAATAGTGATTTTTGTTATATTAATCTATAGAATAAAAACAGATACAATTAAAAAACTTCTGGGGCTGTAAAGTTACAGGGTGTTATATTTTTCACTTCAAATAATCTTTATTTCAAAAAAATGGGGAATGCATCCAGCTATCAGCCTGAATTTCTTCAAAAGTTAAGTGGTTTAAATGGAGTATAAACCCAAAGTAAGCATTATTATAGATGGAAATACCTACAGCTACAGGCTTTTTGAAGCTCTTAAAATGGTTTCAAAGACTTATTCCCAGCGCAGGGCAGCTGAAAAGATGGGTATATCTCATGCAGTATTAAACCGCCGCATAAAAGATGCAGAAAAGAAATTAGGGTTTAAACTTGTCTTTAGTAGTGGTGCAGGCTCTTTACTAACTGAAGATGCTAAAATAATTCTAAAAAATTATGAAAAATA
This sequence is a window from Methanobacterium sp.. Protein-coding genes within it:
- the hxlB gene encoding 6-phospho-3-hexuloisomerase gives rise to the protein MIINKAINEIITNVKEVSAEIDSKSIDEMLDMLISANNVFIIGLGRSGLVARAFAMRLMHLGINVYVVGETITPAINPDDCLLAISGSGETSFIISTAKISKKRNAKIIAVTSYEDSTLGKLSDLIIHIKGRTKIDSEKDYIKRQINGRHQPLAPLGTLFEVSTLIFLEGIIAELMNKMGKTEEDLKERHTVLE
- a CDS encoding SagB/ThcOx family dehydrogenase; this translates as MSIKGKITLILLIILLAAVIAYLIWPKSNETQQIIVTGTVDLPEPQITGNISVEQAIHDRRSVRRYTNQSLTLQDISQLMWAVYGITNQTTKFRVVPSAGRTYPLEVYLSIGRDGVKGLNEGVYHYNPFNHSLEQILGNDVRPELSQAANGQPWVKEAPVNIIITGNYHKMIDKYKDEKLSTRFVDMEAGHAGQNIYLIAESRNLATVALGSFRDDSVRQILRIPANEKTLYIYPVGYSAL
- the mobB gene encoding molybdopterin-guanine dinucleotide biosynthesis protein B is translated as MKIISVIGTKDTGKTTLVVKIVEELVNRGFKVGTVKHVHGKFDVEGRDTWKHKEAGAELVIGSGDETFFLLNQRLELDNILTMTECMKNIDYLVVEGFKHSHYAKISVSLLDDEYIIKQVDPFTISDSNLKSLVNLIEERSYSRLPELNCGECGYDRCKDFAKAMVKGKITETACVMKKERSIKLKINGLSVPMNPFVQTFVRNTTIGMLSSLKGDELKDFEGKKIELSIKNGTIGKTY
- the fdhD gene encoding formate dehydrogenase accessory sulfurtransferase FdhD; its protein translation is MPEMVKKVNAIRVGKEILEIEEIISNDQEIRIIVNKTVIGTFSMSPTHLKEFAVGYLLGEGLLSSKSDITKLKVVNRTIEVETDLADFDLRRELVMSSDCFGGMRSKIDLTKKVESDYKISKEMVFEASKKLRESSTVWSTTGGTHIAALVAEDTFISIEDVSRHVAIDKVIGACKLQGINFSNSFMFSSGRMPGDMIIKIARVGIPIIASKSAPTSSGYMVGDEAGVTIIGFVRGNRFNIYTHPERVLY
- a CDS encoding 4Fe-4S binding protein, producing MPVIIDTEKCGKIENCPGEGLCMKICEKGALIDQGGDVVLILENCDDCDLCIQNCPNQAITKS
- the fwdF gene encoding tungsten-dependent formylmethanofuran dehydrogenase subunit FwdF, with product MVSVERNVGQKRSLEHKNEKCVGCGICSDICPTECIKLGPVLPIARGLVKMEYINMDKNKCVLCGLCASACPFNALECKIDDQNIREIEEYPKWEHEAKIDNEECIYCGNCVKACPRDAIHMIRTMPDRSGLVIGEADIDLEKCVYCGMCEELCPAEAISIESNDLSSSNPEIAKGISINESKCVYCGICKRVCPENAIKVICTTCIYRDDISKPEINGNIILDEDICINCGWCQEICPVNAAVVSKPFEGQIFLDEDKECKGKSCHACEDVCPCNAVSIVDNESVINPDLCVLCGACKKACPQKCIVIKRDKMNLNNIRSNSWKMRLSMLMDENA